The sequence below is a genomic window from Lagopus muta isolate bLagMut1 chromosome 9, bLagMut1 primary, whole genome shotgun sequence.
ctgctggaaatgTGGAAGGCTGCTGCAAGCTGAAACCCTGCGAGAAATCTGAGTGATGTACCTTTGAACAGGGGCAACAGTACAGGCTGCACACTTCTAATGCTAGATCCTGTCTGTAATGATGTGTGCACAGGCTCTAGCTAGGTTCAGAGCTGACCTCCCTCCAGGGATTTGACTGTGTATTTACCTGCCTTTCAGTTCTTCCCTTTCTGAAACCCTACAAATCATtgtcctctcttccttccctctgaTATTCTATTTCTGCTTGAGACCTAAAACTGTGCTTTGGATTTCCAAGGCTCTCTTGAGCTTACATAGGACCCTGGAAGGCATGAACAGAGCCTGCAGTGCCCACATAGTGCATGTGCCTTGAACACAGATGGAGTGGGTGCCATGGTTCTGCTCATACTGGCTCTTTGTATGGATGAGAAGTATTGCAGGAGTGGCCAAAAGCAAAATGCCCTGAGTAAATGATAGGTTCCTCCTTGGGATTTCAGGAGCTGGCTCAATTATTGCTCTTCCCCCTTCTTTTTATCTCGCTATTTGCTTCTCAGAAAAGCAACTTCTGGCTTGGTTCTTCCTGTTGATGTCTCGTTGCCTGTCTGTCCAGGTGAGGAGCTCATTTACCTGGATCCCCACAccacacagcctgcagtggAGCCCAGTGACAGTGGCTGTCTCCCCGATGAAAGCTTCCACTGCCAGCACCCTCCCTGCAGAATGAGCATCGCTGAGCTCGACCCCTCCATTGCAGTGGTGCGttcctgctgcttgttttctgccCAGCTCACAAATAGCAGGTCCTTGTTTCACAGGCGCCTGGCTGAGGTGATAGGTTGGGTGGTCTCCAGGCAGGCTGTGCTCTGGGCAAGTGTGTTTCAATTGCAGTAATGTTGTTAAAGAAGCTTCTCCTTGAGGTAGGAGCTTGGTAGAGAGATCCTGCTTGTGGAGTGATTAAATGCTTTCTCTAGTGGGGCATTCTCTTTCCCTAGAGTCTAGTTTAGCTTTGATTCCTGCCTTCTAAGGGGCAGACCTGAATCCACTTCTGAATCTGATACACTTCTGATCACACAGATCATACTTCTGATACAGTGTGATTTGTATTCTGTTGAACCTGAGATGACTGCCCTTGGTTTCCACATGGGttgtttctgtcattttccttGTGCAGCAGAGCAAATCATTGCATTGATCAGCACGTGAATGCTCTGACTCCGATAAGCCTGTGGGGAGCACTCAGTTTAACAGGGCACTGTAAGCCACACCTCAAAGCAGGGCAGTTAGTTGTTGTAACTGCTCACAGTCCTGGTCATTCTGTaaagataatttctttttacaggGCTTCTTCTGCCACACAGAGGAGGACTTTAATGATTGGTGCCACCAAATCAAAAAGGTTTGTGTTTCTATCGCTGGGAAAGGAATACAGGGTGTTATTGGTTCCAAAGTGTTGCACAGAGAGCTTGTTCTCTGCAGCATGATCCCATTTTAAAGCATATGTAAATAGTTGAAGACACCAAAAGGATTCTAGCTCTAAAATTCTGCAGCTGATAcaagtgaaaatatttgagaaatcattttttcagctgcaagGAAGTTCCAGCAGATCAGTATCCCTCTCCTAACAAACCAGAGTGCAGTGAGTGCGGTGTTGCAGGTTCTCATGGCTCTGTTCTTTTCCCACAGCTGTCCCTGGTAAGAGGAGCTCTGCCCATGTTTGAACTGGTTGAACGCCAGCCATCACATTTCTCCAACCCTGACGTTCTGAATCTCACACCAGGtgaggctgtgcagggaggaagAGCCAAGAGGAGTTTGGTTGTCTAGAAGTTGTATGGAATTGCACACTGACTTTTGCTGTGTTCCCATTTGCCCTCACAGTTCCAAAGTCTGGAGCTTTTTGGGCAGTTTAATTCTTTGGTTTTCAACCAGTGGTTCAGATTCCCATGGTATCTCAGCGATTTTTAGGAGTCTGAATGATGACTGGATTAAAAAAAGCTCAGGCTACTCTAACAGTATGAATTTATGATTTCTAAAGAGATGCTTAAAGAAATTGGAAAGGTCCACTGAAAAGGCTGAAAACTGAGCTTCTGGGTATTAAAAATTGACAAAGATGAGGCTGGTCACATATACCTCCAAGTGCAGGGGATTCTTTCCCTGTGCATTTGCTTAGTCCTGGTGATGCAAATAGCAACAAGTGTTAGGCAGTTTTGGCTGTCAGGCTCTGCTTATCGTGTTAATAATGCAAGTGAACACTGCCAATGGCTCTGCATTTGCTGCAAATTGTGCCAAGAGGGGTGAGTTATTTGTGGGCAGGCTCACCCTGTCACCAGGCATTGGACTGCATCCAGTCACCTGCATCCTGCATTCATTGCTTCCTTGCTGTCTCTTAGCACGAACTTGCAGTCTTTCTTAGCTCACTGTCCTATTCTGTAGGTTTGCTTATATTGTCTGTTGATCCTTGCCTATATCAAAATGTCCCTAATTACTACCTTCTTTACTCATGAAAGTGTTTTCCTAATGAGCTGCTtgtccttctcttccccaagcttTTAGAgcctctcctgtttgttttgACCATACTTTTCCTTACTGTCAGCCCTCACTAGAAGGATAAATGATGCGCTCATGGACATCCAGTCCTTTGTCCTCATTTTCTCCAGTCAGTTGTGTTCTCTCTTCAGTTCCTTAAGCATAGAGGGCTGCTCCCTGAGAAGTGCCTGAGGAAGTTATGCTGCAGCACCCACGGTTTGCATGAGGAGCACTGATGCTATCTGTACACACTGCTGTGGAACTAAAGCATGTTACAGAATATTCAGAGGGTCTGCAGCCTCATGTCCATGCACTTGTCCTTGTTCTCAGCAATCAGTCATGGTAGTTTAGTTTCTGCTGACTGTTCTGCCAAGTTTAGTGTGTACTTTCTTAAAGCCTGAGTTCATGTAGATTTCTCCTTCACTTCCCCAGCTTGCACACACCTTCTCACTTGAATTTCCCCTATGGtaaagctgcttttcctgtaCGTATGTGCTTCCTCTACACCACAGAGTTGAAAGGGTGGATGGAAGAGAGCAAGCAGAAGTACACTACCCTTTCTTCCAAAACATTCTGCATTAATCACTTCAGTGTGAGTGGGGACTGTGCACTGTCCAGTGCTGCTGGACAGGAAGGCTGTACAAAACAGTCACAACACAGAACTGCACTGCACCGTGGCGGAGTCAGGATTTGTGAAACCTGGTGCACCTTCTGCCATGTAATTCTCTCAAGTGCATTTTCCATGCTCCTATACCTCTTCAGAGCCTTCACTCACATGTCATAAAGCCTCTTAAGCTTGTGGGTCTGTGACTCATATTCAGCAGCTAGTtactgtgctgctgagcagtcaCTGTGCCCCATGGAGATAACACCTTCTTCTCTTGCAGACTCCTCCGATGCCGACAGATTGGAAAGGTTCTTTGACTCAGAAGATGAAGACTTCGAGATCTTAtccctttgaaaacaaataggaaacTGACTCTGCAAATTTGTGTTATGTGTGGGGAGAAGTGGGGGGAGGGAAGCTCCTTGGAGAGCCTGGGGCTACCGGTTTTCATAGGTGCTTGCTGCCATCCCTGCCTCTTGTCCATCCTGACATTCTGTGCAGCCTCTGAGTGGAGCGTGCATTGTCTGCGTTGGGATGAAGAACCAAGTGGTGTTGCAGCCTTACTGGCTGGAGTTGGGATTTCTCAGCAGAAAACGCCTGCTGGAAGTGGATGCAGTGGTGCCTAGGAGTTCAAAGCCTATCTGTTACATCAGCAGGTCAGTTGGCCTTCTGGGGAGCCATAGAAATCTTTAGAGCGCTAAATCCTTACACGGGGACTTCCCTCTGAAGCTTAAGTAGAGCCACCCCTCATTTAGTAGGTGACACGTATAGTTATTTCCTTTAGCAGCTTCTCTTCTCAGCAGCCGATTTGGACTGCAGCTCACAATGCAGATAACAGCAGACATGTCCCAGTGAGGCAGCTGTGAAGCACCCAGAGCGCAGGTGGCTCTGTTTCCTACAGTGAAACTCCTGTCCATGCTTTGCAGTGCACAGCGCTTTCTCACAGGTACAGTCACCCTCTCCTGCTCACATCCTGTCAAAAGGGAGCTGGGGTAACTTATGAATGAGGGCTAATTCAATAAGCAAAAGGCTGTCTGGGGAAGTATggacctgtgctgctggagaggaacaTCACCATCTCAActaacagcagaaggaagggaaggagaataGAAAATGTGTGTGTTCTAGCTGAGTGAGTTGGTAACACGCTGTGCTTCTACTATGGATTTATGTCCATACCAAGTATCTTCAGGAAAGGTGCTTTGAGCAAAGAACTGGAATCCACAGgtcctggggggaaaaaaagcccactGCAGGGGAGAGGTGAAACAGGACAACTGAGATCTGCCAGCCACGTCCCAGTGTGCAGGCATAGCATCTAGTGAATAATCCTGTTGAAGCggagaaaaaaagttacacAATTCCTCAAGGAATCCTCTGCTCTGTGGGTTGCTGAGCAGTTCCTCCAGCTATTCCTGTTAGACATTCCCTTTCCAAACCAGAAAAGATGCCTGAAGGTTGAGTAGGCTTCATAGCTGCGTTGCTACCTTTCCATTTGCTCTTCTGCAAGCTCCTCTACCTGCAGAGTTTGCACAGGGcaaggtgctgcaggagctaacccatagaaccccatttCCAGTAGTCATGCCAAAGAAGTCAGCAAAGAGAGAATGTCTTGAGAAGGAAGATCCAACATGATGCTAGAAGTTGTAGCTGCTTTAAGATAACAGCTCTGTTGCACAAACAGAAAGGTAAACCATGGAGGAGAACTGACTTAATGCAAGCTGCAACAGAATGTTGCCTAAGTAGTTTCCTTAGTGCATGCTGCAGACTGCAGATCTGTTTACAAGGTTTGTTTTGTACATACAGGATTGGAACCTATCAGTTAATGCTTATGTGCCCAAGGGTGGTGACAGCTGGCTAGAAATTACTCATTTTCCTCCGTGACTGACCTACTGATGCTCTAACTGTCCCTATGCTACCCAAAAGCAGAGGTTTGAACTGGGAACCACAATGCTTCTGTCACTAAATTAttatttgctgctttctgcctgcttctcctcttctctcttgTAGTTAGGGGaagaggcagcagaggaactggggctgtgctCCATTCATCTGCTTTCAATTTGTATCTGAATAAACAGATCTAAAATCTTTTGCCTTTCCTAATGTTCTTGTACATTAATCTCAGGTGACGTTGGGTGGTATTGAGTAACCCTGCAGTGCAGGGGGGAGCAGTCTTGAAACAGCAGCACCATGCCCTTGTTATGCTTTTAGGGCAAAAGTTGAATTACATACAACAGCGTCTTCAATCTTTCTTATCTGCTAGAATAGAGGCTGGCTTTGTGGTACTGCCTTGATGATTGATGTTCCTGTCCCAGAGAGTGAATGTCCACAACATGCCAGCAGAGACAAAGAAACACTGCTGTGGTTCAGTTCTGCTACTCACTTTTAAAGTTGTATGAACtctggggggaaaaataataaaacagtacCAAAAGGCTTCCCTGCTTAGCAGTGCAGCATCTCACTGCTTCTAAAAAGCACAAGCCTTTCCAAGACAGGACATGCTTTTCTGGTGAGTCTCTGCCACATGTTCATTTGAGGTAAGCAGGAGAAAGAGCCAAGCAGAGATTGAGAAGTTAATATTTCACATTGGtagatggaaaataaaacttgtttcCTTTACAATTGTATGCTCACTGTTTAGCTACTCAACTGCTAGTTTTCCATAGTGTCTGTTTCTAGGAAGCCTTTCAAACACTGTGCCTGCAGTGGTAAACATTACAAAAAGAGCTCTAAACTCAagaaccattttttttcccccattttgcCATGCAGCAACAGGAGACAGCAGTTGGAAGCAGCAGCTTGTGCTGCTCCAGAGCAGGTCCTTTTTGTTGAAGGCTACTCACTTGGAGTACATTTCTCTCTTGGTACAAACTGCTGCCAACGTTCAGTTAAGAGATGCTACTTATTTTCTATTGCTGAAGATTTGGGGGAATTCTTAACCTAATACAGGATAACTAAGTATCAAAAGCCTTTGTTGTTTCATGAGTTGGAGCCTTATTGTAACAGCTCAGATTATTCTGAGCATGGCCATAAGGTAACAATTAGAATGGGACTGGAGGGAATTGGGCACACTCAGAACATGCAGCTGATCTGGTTTGGCAGTGTGTGCAGGACTGTTTGAATTGCACTTTAAATTCAGTCTTTATAGAATTCACTGCTGGCTCTCTTCTGATCTTGGCCCCGTGAGTAAACTCAACCAGTCTAGAAGAACTTGTGTACCACTCAGCCTTCAAGATGCTCTAAGTTCACGTTTATTTCAGACACTTACCCTAAAAGCAGCTCAGCCTCTGTATTCCTGTTGTACAGCTTGGAAGCAGACTTGAAAATGAGTTCATCTGTCCCTTCATTCCAGCATCCTAGCAAACATCTCCCTGGACTGAGGGCCTCGCATATATCCTTCTAGAAGATAAATGATCACATTGGAAAAAGACCCACAACTTAGCTGTGGTACAAAATGTTTACAAGAGCAGTTTATTGTAAAAACAAGCTGGGTTCAGTACAGGGATGTATTCCACTAAAGCAGAAACACGGTCATTGCATGGAACTTCAAGTATGGGAAAGCTGTTCCTCACCTGCTGAAGCTGTCCACGTTTGTGGAAACTCAGCTCAGTTGCCACATCTGCACTAAAGGACAGCCTACAACAAAAGAGATCCTACTTGAGGTAGGGAGGAATTGTTTCAAAAGAATTGTTACACGTTCATTTATAAAAAGAAGCTCCTGGGGATTATGCAGAATGGAAGAGGAGCAGATGTTACAAGGACAAGCTTGACCCATATGAATACATCGTGACCTAAGGTTGGTTACTGGAAGGTGATGTAGGAATCATCCGGCCAAAGAAGGTCCAAGAGGTGAGTCTTCATTAGGACTGAGAATGACCTGCACTGCTCTACTTCCACAGTTCTCCCAAGGGTTTATCCTTAACCTCCTGCATGGTTTTCTCTGCAATGCTCTTGATTTCTCTGTGCAAGTCTTCTATGCTCTTTGAAGCATCCATTGTCTGTTtccaagacaaaaaaacaaaaccaaaagcataGAAACATTCCTCAATTTCCAATATGGGAAAAACCCATCTTCCTGTTATTTCTGCTCCCTCCCTTTACTCAAAATTGTTACCATCCAGAAGCACTGACAGGAGCTAATCACCCCTCTTGTGCACTACTTTTGCAGTGGAACTGGAAAGTCTGTTTCACCCAGGAACACACATTTAACAAGCAGATGTGGAGAAGATGAAGGGAAACAAGACACCACTGCTGCATGTTTTTTGCTGACAGCCTTTGACCTCAAGCCAGGTAAACATTCTTCACCATGTACTGTAGTGCCCCAGaaacttcagtgtttcagcTTTACAATTACTCACCAGTACCCAAAGTGAAGGAAGGAATTGGTTAAAAGATGAAAGCAGGTGCAGCTTTATCACGACGacctgtgcagtgctgcaccaTGCAGCAGGCTGTGAGGCTATgcaataaatgtattttgtaattAAACAGCAGTCTTCTCATTATGGCACAACCAACAGCTCAGCTTTGTGAGCACCCAGCATCAAGCAGATTGCTGAtctcagtttatttttctaactGATAGCACTGAGCTCCATGTCATGTCTTGGACTAAATGGATCTTTGGCAATCTATTATTAGCTTGGTATCTATTATTCTATCTGATGCTGAGGGGGAAATAGGCAGGAATGCTAACTGTTAAAGGGCACTGAAATGGGATTTCTGTACTCCTTTCAGGGACCCCTCAcctcttccatcttctcttttGGTATCTATTTAATAGTGCTGCAGTTTGGGGGATTTTAAGCAGACACGTTGCCAAcactttaaatgaaaactcCTTTTACATAGTGGataggtgaaaaaaaaacagaaataacagatgACAGGTAATCAGGGAAATACATTCCTCTGTTGGAATCTCTTAAAAATCAGAGCTTGCAGTCTAGACATAAAGTAAGTTCTGTATTGTTTCATATGATTATTCTGACAGgatgcttatttttcttcttttagttttaGTGCTTCGTTATGAGTTTTTCATCAGCCCATTTATCTAGTCATTATGATGTAGGAAAGGCCGTTTCCTAACATGACATTTACTGGAATAAAAATACATCTCCTAGTTTGGGAACTGTTCCTTCAGGTTCTGCTGCATACAAACTCTCCCATGTTACAGAATCAGGTTTACCTGAAGTGGGCTGTGACAAACCACATTTGCCTTATGCAGTCTGATCATCTGGCAATACATCCAGTTTTGCATACATCTCCAGCCCATGGTGACTAGTGATTTAACCATAATGTGTACTTCTTTATCTCTGAAAGCTACAGCCTACACAGAAAATGCTTCCTGTAACTCATGGCTGAGTACCAACAGAATGATGGAGATGGTAAGAAGGTTGTCCAGACCAGAAAAGCCTCTGCTGAGGTCACCTGCACTCAGGATCAATAGGGAATGCTTCCTCTTCTGCCTGCTGATTGTGCAGCCCTTTGGAAATAGCTTCAAGGGATGACTAAGGAAAAGTGATGTAGGAGTATGAAACAAAAGAGATCATGTGTTGTGAGAGACTTCTTGTTTAGCAGGATAGTAAATGCTGGTCAAGACTGGCTGTGTGAAAAGGAAAGTCAGTAAGGgagagagaagctgcaggaaggCCCCAAAACCTCTAAGGATTTCAGCATCCAGATGCTGCAggatagaaaggaaagaaacataTGAAGGAGCATGGGTGTGTGTCTCACTATTTTTTACCCCAGTTTGTCAACTTGTCCTTAAGGAGTATGATTTCCAGATAAGTTTTtgtgcaaaacaaaagaaactctTCCCCTGACTCCAACAGGGCCCATTAAAGTGTCCCAGAGTAGCAGGTGCTCACAGGCCACTGTGCCTTTGGTTCTCCAGCACAACCCCCTGCCCTTTCGCAGGGACAGGAAGCACGGGGATACAATGTGTGCAATCCAGGAGCTCTCGTGAGaccctcctcccagccccagtCCATGACAGAACCCTCAGGGTTATTTCCTCACCTTCCAGTTTAATGTCTTCTCATTCATCAAATGATGGAAAGACTGCAGAACTTTTTTTTGGAAGGGGCCATTCTCATAACGTTCTTTTCCAAAGTTCCCtcgtgctgctgcttcctctgggCTCAGCTGAAGAAAGAGAATCACATCTGGCTTTGGGAGGCCAGCATCAGGCTGTTTGCACCACTCCAGGCAGAAGTTCTGtcccaaacaaagaaaatcaagtCTGAAGTgacaaaaagaaggaatgagAACAAGGGAGAGAAGGGCAGCTAGAGTGGGATTGAGGGAGGGACAGTCATAGGGATGCAGCACAGATTGCTGAGCATAGTGCTACGAACTGAAAAGGAGATATTCTAGTTTAATATTTGTGAATTCAACCCTGTAATTTTGGGAATCCAGATTTTTCCAGGCACTGTGTACCTCTCAGCTTCTCACTGAAGCTAAGTAAAGCTAATGATTTTAACACCTCTTCCACAAAGCCCAGCAGGGGGAAATACTGAGTCATATTCTGAGGTCTCCACACAGCTGTTATCCGTCCACAAGAAGGCTGCTCTGGAACATAAATGTCATGCAGTTTTAGTATGGCACAGCCCACAAAGACTCCTTTTAAAATACCTACCCTATGCTTACTCAGCTTGGTCGTATAAGCATGAGTGCATCTGGTGGGTCAAGGGAAAGAATCCTTCTCTTCTGTTCAGCACTACGTCTGGTTTGGGGCTCCCCAGTATGGTACTGGAGTGAGCCTACCACACTGGTGAGCAACCTAATACGTTCCTCTACTTTTTCTAAGGTAGACACAGGCACACAGGCAAACAGGCCACGTCAATACCTAAGTTGAAATCCCTTTCATCCCTCAGTTCCAACCCACTTTTTCCCCACAGGAAAAGCCTAGACCACAGAAACTGAAGTCCAGACCAAGCTTCTACATATCTCCTGTTTCCCCAGATACAGAGAGGGGCAGGGCCTGCTACATTCCCCACTCACCTCCTTCGCACTTGTGAAGGCCACTCCAGAAAAGGCGTATCTGTCAACTACAAGCGTGATCCCTTGATGGAGCTTCTCTTTCATTGATGTTCTGAAAAccaagagggagaaaaaaatagtcaaTAGAGAGACAAATAAAAAGAGTTTATGTAAAGACAGCTCACAAAGCTGGCACTTGTCTGTTAACGTACTTCATCACAAAGTGTGATCATGAGCAACATCAGCGTTATCCATGACAACAATCATGGATCAAATACTATTTGTGCTCTGCCTTCTATGGCATAAAGGAAATACCCCTTCAGAACACGCACACTCAGATGCATGTGCAGGatactgctcagagcagctccacagctCACACGCAGGACCACTGATCAGAGCAACAGCTGGGCACAAACAGCTCAGTCTTCCATCCTCCATAAGCGATGCAACAGGCTTGTGATATACTGCTTCTGACAGAGAAAAGCATTCTTATTTACAATGTTTCTTGCTGCAGTTCACTACACCAAAGGCTGCGCCCCAGGCCCAGTGACGTTGTGATCTGTCCAGTCCGTTTGGGCTGCCATGAAGCAATGGTGCATTGAAAGaaggttggatattgggaaaaattTCATCTCACCaagagcagtgaagcactgcacagctgcacagggaggtgggggagtcaccatccctgaaggcgttcagagctgtggagatgtggtgcTAAGGGATGTGGGCACGGTGATGTGGGGTTGGACTcggggatcttagaggtcttttccaaccttaatgattctatgattcagaaTCCAGGCGGTGACATGGAGGCGTGGCAGGGGTGAATGATTAACTCCATTGGCTTCCTTaagtggcagcaggcagggagctgctggctgggacTCAGAAGGAGCACCCCAACAGAGAGGGGGAAGTTATGACTGGAAGGGCAATAGGAACGCAGTGTGGCCCCGCAGCCACGCTCCTTCACCAGGCCGCGGCCCGCACAGCCTCTCTCAGGACCGAGGCCCTCGGCTGGGCACCACAGCTCGCCCCGCGGCCCGCAGCCTTGATTTGTGACCGCCTGTGCCTGCCTCCCCAGCCCCTCGTCCCCCTCCCCGCCCTTTACACGTGCTCCCAGCGGTTGGCGGAGAACAGCAGGTGCACGGCGTGGTCCTCCAGCTCCCTCTCCCTCGATAGGTAGGCGCCGATCAGCCGCCCGATCTCCGTCGTCCTCTCTGTAACCAAGCGGGCCAGAGGTCGGCGGCCCGGCCGCGTCTCCCAGCGGAGCCCCCCGCACCCCGAGACCCATACCCGGGAAGCGGAGGAGATCGGCGCGGTGCCCGGCGGCCTGCAGCGCCTGAACCAGCCGCCGGCTCTGCGTGCTCTTCCCGGCGCGGtccatcccttccagcacaATTAACGCGCCGCGCCCGCCCGCCATATTGCCCTCCTCCCCTCACCGCTTCCCCTTCCCGCCATCGCCGCTCTAGGCGGCGAGGAGCCATAGAGAGAAAGTCCTCCGAACCGATATCTAGGCCCCGCCCTTATGAATATGCAACGCGGAGCGCCCCCCGCGGCCAATGGGCACGGAGCACCTCGTGAATATGCGATGAGGCCGGGGCCGCGGCCCGTGTCCtgcgggccgggcgggcggctgtcggcggcggggcgcgggccGCAAGATGGCGACCGCCATGTACCTGGAGCACTACCTGGACAGTGagcgcggggccgcggccgggCGGGATCCGCGCCGCGACACGGGACcgagcggggcgggcgggagCGCCGGGAGTCCCCGCGTGGGTCTGCCGCGAGGGGAGCGGCCCTGATGGCGCTGCGTGTTTGTTTCAGGCATCGAGAACCTGCCGTGCGAGCTGCAGCGGAACTTCCAGCTGATGCGGGAGCTGGACCAGAGGACGGAAGGTGTGCAGGGTCTTCCCGTAGCGCGGGCagccgggggggggggaaataacGCTCCCTCTGGGAGCACGGCTTTCTCACGCGTGCGTGCGGCGTCTGGGCTTTACAGATAAGAAAGCCGAAATTGACCGCCTGGCCGCAGAGTACATCGAGTCGGTGAAGAACATGTCAGCCGAGCAGCGAGTGGAGCACCTGAGGAGGATCCAGAGCGCCTACAGTAAATGCAAGGAGTACAGCGACGACAAAGTGCAGCTGGCCATGCAGACCTACGAGATGGTGAGTGCTGTCACACCGCTGCGTGGCCGCCGTttggctggggctgctgctgggctctgaaGGCACGGCTCTGTTTGTCCTTCTGCTGGTGTATTTGCCTTCAGTACCTTACCGAAACAAAGTATTCATTTTCCAGCTTGCTtctcttgcttttgctttccccgaaCTCCTGCCCTTGTGTTGCTGGGTTTGGTGTCAAGTAGACTTCtcttctggcagcagcactgacagccagCTCGCCCTGCCCACCTGCCTTTCACCCAGACATTCACTTAGGGCTGTCTGGTCATAAGCAGCAATTTTTAGGTCAGCTTCCAAGCTACGTTGTGTAGGAGCTGAGGGAACCGTTTCCACTTGGTTGCCTTGGATCCCAAGGCATGGAACCCTGTCAGCTCCTGTGTGACAGAGGTCCGGCTCTGCCTGTTGGGCTTAGTGGGAAAATGGCATTTGTGAAGGTGCACATCTccacttttctcctcttctgcacTGACTCCTGTCCATTTATCTGTTCTTTGAGTAATTCTCTGTGCATTTTATCCCATAAGTGACTTTAAGCGAGGGGAATCCCTTTTTTGTCTGCACTTAGTGTGCTGTAAGTAGCTTCTAGGGATGCTTTGAGTTCTAATTAGTAAAGCTGCGATACTTCAAatactgcagaaaaggaaataatttcatgtCTCCCGGGTAAACACCAACTTCATGAATAggtactgcagcagcacagctgttttgTGGGTGGGGGTGAAGGTTTGAACACCTTTATTGCATCTCTGTTCTACAAACCATATTACTGTGGAGGTTAGAAGACACCTAATGTGTGCTGACGATATTGGGGATAGCCTGTCTTCGTtattaaatttcattaaataGTGTACTGGTGAAATACCACAGAAAATATTCACACACGTAATGGATACCAACtgaataatgtattttcaaagtGGCAGAAAGagaactctttaaaaaaatctttctgtgctGTCCTGCGAACTGTTGGTCTGGTTGCTTGGACTCTCCTTCCCCCactcccttttccttcctttctttttgcttgcaTGTGGGTTCAGTCcacttgcttttcttcagcattttttcctctctctgtgtGCTCCAGTTCCCTTTGTGTACaccatttcccttttccagtcTGATATGCCCTTCATGCCTTGCCTTGAGCTGTTACATTCATGTTCTCAGGGAGAGCAGCCAAGCTACCAGACCTTCCTTGTTTTGCACTGGgagtgtttctgtgtttttagtTCAGTCTGTGGTTTCCTCTCTGTGCAGGTGGATAAGCACATCCGCCGGCTGGATGCGGACTTGGCGCGGTTTGAAGCGGATCTGAAGGATAAACTGGAGGGCAGTGACTTCGAAAGCTCTGGATC
It includes:
- the DTYMK gene encoding thymidylate kinase encodes the protein MAGGRGALIVLEGMDRAGKSTQSRRLVQALQAAGHRADLLRFPERTTEIGRLIGAYLSRERELEDHAVHLLFSANRWEHVTSMKEKLHQGITLVVDRYAFSGVAFTSAKENFCLEWCKQPDAGLPKPDVILFLQLSPEEAAARGNFGKERYENGPFQKKVLQSFHHLMNEKTLNWKTMDASKSIEDLHREIKSIAEKTMQEVKDKPLGELWK
- the ING5 gene encoding inhibitor of growth protein 5, producing MATAMYLEHYLDSIENLPCELQRNFQLMRELDQRTEDKKAEIDRLAAEYIESVKNMSAEQRVEHLRRIQSAYSKCKEYSDDKVQLAMQTYEMVDKHIRRLDADLARFEADLKDKLEGSDFESSGSRNPKKGKSQKDKRSSRGRGKRTSEEDTPKKKKLKGGSEFADTILSVHPSDVLDMPVDPNEPTYCLCHQVSYGEMIGCDNPDCPIEWFHFACVDLTTKPKGKWFCPRCVQEKKKSKK